One genomic segment of Hordeum vulgare subsp. vulgare chromosome 2H, MorexV3_pseudomolecules_assembly, whole genome shotgun sequence includes these proteins:
- the LOC123428344 gene encoding HBS1-like protein, giving the protein MFVPKTDNKSDLEGPHRNAGPWLCSICSQQNDTSFISCEVCGVLRDLSLYFNNANEAEGGAKRRNKHSGVSVLARSLFTPSGPKSKVVVFSDGLQRNENATGHMQASLGTLHKTYMAHNQRRSIVPFKFDIPSPDDMVSTGLKSSRHLQKDITGKKVMADDDLVAEKDTSTDPSSSVKLDELGGKSSSVAANTQYETLILDNELQHLSLERKPKNSKAKIKKPIPVSQYKPEPWMLQGEDQEMPRQLNLAIVGHVDSGKSTLCGRLLHALGRITKKQMHKNEKEAKEKGKGSFAYAWAMDVSADERARGITMNVGVAYFDTKNYQVVMLDSPGHKDFVPNMISGVTQADAAVLVVDASLGSFESGMGVNGVGQTKEHSQLIRSFGVENLIVAVNKMDSVEYSAERFSYVKSQLGIFLRSCGYKESAITWVPLSAMENENLVTAASDTRLSSWFHGTCLLEAIDSSAAPHRDVSKPLRLPICDVISSHVLGQVAVCGKVVCGAIRSDSKVLVMPCGELATVKIIERDSSRLSSARAGDNVAIGLQGIDPIHVMSGGVLCHPDYPVCVASSLELKILVLDITVPILPGLQFELHVHHAKVSASLVRIVSLLDQKTGKASARKPRMLTARQAAIVEVKLEREVCVEEFGTLKALGRAFLRSHGSTVAVGVVTRVVRAQEERAGQA; this is encoded by the exons ATG TTTGTTCCTAAAACAGATAACAAATCTGACCTTGAGGGGCCACATAGAAATGCTGGGCCATGGCTGTGCTCCATTTGCTCTCAGCAAAATGATACGAGTTTTATATCCTGTGAGGTATGTGGCGTTCTTCGGGATCTGTCGCTGTATTTCAATAACGCCAATGAAGCTGAAGGTGGAG CTAAACGCAGAAACAAGCACTCTGGCGTATCTGTACTGGCAAGATCTCTTTTCACACCATCTGGTCCAAAatcaaaagttgttgtcttctctgATGGACTTCAGCGCAACGAAAATGCAACAGGACACATGCAAGCTTCCTTGGGTACCCTGCACAAGACATACATGGCACATAATCAGCGTCGTAGCATAG TGCCTTTCAAGTTTGATATACCATCTCCTGATGACATGGTCTCCACGGGCTTAAAATCGTCCAGACATTTGCAAAAAG ATATCACTGGAAAGAAGGTGATGGCTGATGATGATCTTGTAGCTGAGAAGGATACAAGTACAGACCCAAGTTCATCAGTGAAGCTGGATGAACTTGGTGGAAAGAGTAGCAGTGTTGCCGCCAATACTCAGTACGAAACTCTTATTTTGGACAATGAGCTACAACATTTGAGTTTAGAGAGGAAGCCAAAAAACAGTAAAGCCAAGATTAAGAAGCCAATTCCTGTTTCACAGTACAAGCCAGAACCATGGATGCTACAGGGCGAAGATCAAGAAATGCCTAGACAACTAAATCTTGCTATT GTTGGTCACGTCGATTCTGGCAAATCAACATTATGTGGTCGGTTGCTGCATGCTCTGGGGAGAATTACAAAAAAGCAAATGCATAAGAATGAGAAAGAAGCGAAAGAGAAG GGAAAAGGGTCATTTGCATATGCTTGGGCAATGGATGTGAGTGCTGACGAAAGGGCACGTGGCATTACGATGAATGTCGGTGTAGCATACTTTGACACCAAAAATTACCAAGTTGTTATGCTCGACTCCCCTGGTCACAAAGATTTCGTTCCTAACATGATATCTGGAGTGACGCAAGCTGATGCAGCAGTCCTAGTTGTTGATGCCTCTCTAGGATCATTCGAGTCAGGTATGGGCGTTAATGGGGTTGGTCAGACAAAGGAGCACTCACAGCTTATTCGAAGCTTTGGTGTTGAGAACTTGATAGTTGCTGTTAATAAGATGGATTCAGTGGAATATTCGGCGGAACGCTTCAGTTATGTGAAatcacaacttggcattttcctccgatCATGTGGATATAAAGAGTCAGCAATAACCTGGGTTCCTTTGAGTGCAATGGAAAATGAAAATCTGGTGACAGCAGCTTCAGATACTCGTCTCTCATCATG GTTTCATGGGACTTGCCTTCTGGAAGCAATTGACTCGTCAGCAGCACCTCATCGTGATGTTTCAAAGCCACTGCGGCTTCCAATTTGTGATGTTATCTCATCCCATGTGCTGGGGCAAGTGGCGGTTTGTGGTAAAGTAGTGTGTGGAGCAATCAGAAGTGATTCCAAG GTCCTTGTGATGCCTTGTGGAGAGCTAGCTACAGTGAAAATCATCGAGCGGGACTCCTCTCGCCTCAGCTCGGCTAGAGCCGGCGACAACGTTGCGATTGGGCTGCAAGGGATCGACCCTATCCATGTGATGTCGGGTGGAGTCCTGTGCCATCCAGATTACCCCGTGTGTGTGGCGTCTTCCCTGGAGCTGAAGATCCTGGTGCTAGACATCACCGTACCCATACTGCCCGGCCTTCAG TTTGAGCTCCACGTGCACCACGCGAAGGTGTCGGCGTCCCTGGTGAGGATCGTATCGCTGCTGGACCAGAAGACCGGCAAGGCCTCGGCGAGGAAGCCGCGGATGCTCACCGCGAGGCAGGCCGCCATCGTCGAG GTGAAGCTGGAGAGGGAGGTGTGCGTGGAGGAGTTCGGAACACTCAAGGCCCTCGGCCGCGCGTTCCTGCGGTCGCATGGCAGCACCGTCGCGGTCGGCGTCGTGACCCGCGTCGTGCGGGCACAGGAGGAGCGAGCAGGGCAGGCTTAG